A genome region from Micromonospora peucetia includes the following:
- a CDS encoding ABC transporter permease, with protein sequence MSVVAPATPSAPSTAAAPPPVRALDQFATFRAVLSRDLFVTGRELVGFLLQVFIQPLFMLLIFGKVLGNLGYASESFTSVLLPGVIALNAFLIGLENTALPMMMDFSFTREIEDRLLSPMAIPLVALEKIVFGGIRGLIAGVVLIPVGMLMLDVTWPWAVVLKVIGVLAIGALVGAAVGLAFGTLVPTQHIQIMFTVVMTPLMFTGATQFPLLGLDSLRWYQVICSLNPLTYISEATRSLVAPPGVESLPLWLCMVVLTGVFVVFSAIGMRGFMRRAMD encoded by the coding sequence GTGAGCGTCGTCGCCCCCGCCACCCCGTCCGCGCCGTCGACGGCTGCGGCGCCGCCGCCGGTGCGTGCGCTCGACCAGTTCGCCACGTTCCGCGCGGTGCTCTCGCGGGACCTGTTCGTCACCGGCCGGGAGTTGGTCGGCTTCCTGCTCCAGGTCTTCATCCAGCCTCTGTTCATGCTGCTGATCTTCGGCAAGGTGCTCGGCAACCTGGGGTACGCCAGCGAGAGCTTCACCAGCGTGCTGTTGCCCGGCGTCATCGCGCTGAACGCCTTCCTGATCGGGCTGGAGAACACCGCGCTGCCGATGATGATGGACTTCTCCTTCACCCGGGAGATCGAGGACCGGCTGCTGTCGCCCATGGCGATCCCGCTGGTGGCCTTGGAGAAGATCGTCTTCGGTGGCATCCGTGGCCTGATCGCCGGCGTGGTGCTGATCCCGGTCGGCATGCTGATGCTCGATGTCACCTGGCCCTGGGCGGTGGTGCTCAAGGTGATCGGGGTGCTGGCCATCGGCGCCCTGGTCGGCGCCGCGGTGGGCCTGGCCTTCGGCACCCTGGTGCCGACGCAGCACATCCAGATCATGTTCACCGTGGTGATGACCCCGCTCATGTTCACCGGCGCGACCCAGTTCCCGCTGCTCGGGCTGGACTCGCTGCGCTGGTACCAGGTGATCTGCTCGCTCAACCCGCTCACCTACATCAGCGAGGCGACCCGGTCGCTGGTCGCCCCGCCGGGGGTCGAGTCGCTGCCGCTCTGGCTGTGCATGGTCGTTCTCACCGGGGTCTTCGTGGTGTTCTCGGCAATCGGCATGCGTGGCTTCATGCGCCGTGCCATGGACTAG
- a CDS encoding ABC transporter ATP-binding protein, with protein sequence MDEAVVVTGLVKQYQPNMPPAVDGLSFSVRAGEVFGLLGPNGAGKTTTIGVLTTRVRATSGRAQVCGADVIGAPAAARQLLAVVPQRVNLDRALTVRQNLLFHAAYHRVPRAERIRRADELLEQMGLKEHANSRTDFLSGGLAQRTMIARALMHSPRVLFLDEPSSGLDPQSRLFVHDRIAELKRAGVTVVVTTHDMDEAEKLCDRVGIVDHGKLLTLDTPSALTRTLPGSSTLTLVVTPGAPADEVRAALGGIPDVEQVEHFRTSNPGAAAAPTFPGMPPMPMPMPAPETPADPNAPLSFRIYTSTQPANAIPMAMKILADLGCEVRDLNIGQPSLEDVFIHLTGRELR encoded by the coding sequence GTGGACGAGGCAGTGGTGGTCACGGGGCTGGTCAAGCAGTACCAGCCCAACATGCCACCGGCGGTGGACGGGCTGAGTTTCTCCGTTCGCGCCGGTGAGGTCTTCGGACTGCTCGGGCCGAACGGCGCGGGTAAGACGACGACGATCGGAGTGCTGACCACCCGGGTGCGGGCCACGTCCGGCCGTGCCCAGGTGTGCGGCGCGGACGTGATCGGCGCGCCTGCTGCCGCCCGGCAGTTGCTGGCGGTCGTACCGCAGCGGGTGAACCTGGACCGGGCGCTGACCGTCCGGCAGAACCTGTTGTTCCACGCGGCGTACCACCGGGTGCCCAGGGCGGAGCGCATCCGTCGGGCGGACGAGCTGCTGGAGCAGATGGGCCTCAAGGAGCACGCCAACTCCCGCACCGACTTCCTCTCCGGCGGCCTCGCCCAGCGCACGATGATCGCCCGGGCGCTGATGCACTCGCCCCGGGTGCTCTTCCTCGACGAGCCGTCCAGCGGCCTCGACCCCCAGTCCCGGCTCTTCGTGCACGACCGGATCGCCGAGCTGAAGCGGGCCGGGGTGACCGTGGTGGTCACCACCCACGACATGGACGAGGCGGAGAAGCTCTGCGACCGGGTCGGCATCGTCGACCACGGCAAGCTGCTCACGCTGGACACTCCCTCCGCGCTGACCCGTACGCTGCCGGGCAGCAGCACGCTGACCCTCGTGGTGACCCCCGGTGCCCCCGCCGACGAGGTGCGCGCCGCGCTCGGTGGCATCCCGGACGTGGAGCAGGTGGAACACTTCCGGACGAGCAACCCCGGAGCCGCCGCGGCGCCGACGTTCCCCGGCATGCCGCCGATGCCGATGCCCATGCCGGCACCCGAGACGCCCGCCGATCCAAACGCCCCGCTCTCCTTCCGGATCTACACCAGCACCCAGCCGGCCAACGCCATCCCGATGGCGATGAAGATCCTCGCTGACCTGGGCTGCGAGGTCCGTGACCTCAACATCGGCCAGCCCAGTCTGGAAGATGTCTTCATCCACCTGACCGGAAGGGAACTACGGTGA